CAAGCCTTGCGAAGAACTGGTGCGCAAGACGATGATGACCTCTGGGTTACGGGCACGTTGGGTGGCAGTGCAGCCGCTTTGGAGGAGATCGATAACACTGACATCGGCAATCTCTCAGCCCTAGACCAAGCTTATTGGCAGCCGCCGTGCCGCCTTGAGTTTGGCCAAGGTCTTGCTCGTGGTATTGCGACGAGTTGTCTCGATTTGTCCGATGGTCTGGCGGGAGACGTCCGACATATTTTACAATCATCGGGATTGGGTGCAGAGATTGATCGTGGGCGAATACCGATTAATCCGCTCGCCCTAGGACGCGTGGGAAGAGATGCCTCCTTCGAACTGGCGTTTCAAGGTGGCGATGACTACGAACTTTTGTTCACAGCTCCGGCCTCAAAACGGCAGGAGGTAGAGTCTTTGAGCCTGACGTCTAACACCCCGGTTACGCGAATAGGTCGGTTAAATCTAAATCGAGAAATTCTACTAATCGTAGATGATGGTAACGCCACTATCTGTACGAACTCTGGATACGGTCACTTTTAATTATGGCAACAGCACAACCCATCACAGCTAAGCAAGTCTTTACAGATCTCGATCATTTTGTCGCCTTCGGGATGGGCTCAGGTTTAATTCGTCCCGCTCCCGGTACTTGGGGTACGATTTCTGGCCTGTTGGTGTTTGTGCTGCTGGTGAATTACCTGTCACCAGTGGTGGCTGCAGCGATCATGATTGTCCTAACAGTTTATGGTACCTGGTGTGCCCATCGTAGCGCCATTAAGATGAGGGTCCACGACTACGGCGGTATTGTCATAGATGAATGGGTAGGAATTTGGATTACGCTGGCCGTTGTTGAGCCTACTGCTTTGAACTTAGTGGTAGGATTCGTTTTATTCCGAATCTTTGATATTGCCAAGCCGTGGCCGATTGGCTGGATCGACCGACATGTGTCCGGCGGAATCGGTATCATGATTGACGACATGGTCGCCGGTATTTTCAGCGCTGCGGTACTCTTTTTCGCAGTGGACCTGGGTTGGTTATGAGTGACTTCACGGGGTGGTTAACCTCGGCGCTCATGCTAGGTTATTTCGTTACCGTTATTCTTATTCTCTTCCGGTTAATTCTTAAGCGAAGAAAAGTGGGCGTAACGCTTGCATGGATCGGCGTTATTTTTGCGGTCCCTATTATCGGCGTGTTTGCGTATTTGGTATTTGGTGAGTTAGAACTAGGCCGCTTTCGTGCGAAGCGAGCCAGACGGCTAAATACAAAATATCGAGTTTGGCTGGATTCTATGGCGGCGCTTATCCCAGCCACTCAACAGGAGCTTAACGCTAAGCAGCAGGGTGTTGCCAAGCTTATCTTTAGCCGCGAAGGAATGCCTTTGCTCCCTGGTAATGCTACTAAACTCTTTACCGAAGCTGGACCGGTGTTCGAAGCTTTGATTGCTGATATTAATGACGCTGATCAGAGTGTTTGGATGGAGTTCTACATCCTTGAAGAACGCGGACGGGTAGAGCCGGTCCTTCAGTCCTTAGAACAGGCAGCTTCCCGCGGTGTACAGGTTTTTATAGCGTTAGATTCAGCTGGCTCCTCTAAATTTATAGGCAGCGAGCGTCAGCTACAGCTAGAGCGTAACGGTGTGAAGGTATTGGAGTTACTCCCCGTCTTACCTTGGCGCCTGTGGTTGGAACGCCAAGACCTCCGAGTGCACCGAAAAGCTGTAGTGGTTGACGGTAGAGTGGGTTGGACCGGCAGTATGAATCTGGTTGATCCAATATTATTTAATGAAGATGCGGGAGTTGGTGAGTGGGTTGACACCATGATTCGTATCGAAGGGCCTGCGGCGCTGTTTCTTAAGAGTGTCATTGTTAACGATTGGCAACTTGAAACCGGGCGAAACTTACTCCCACGATTGCGAGAGTCAGAGCTCCCAAACCCTTCCGGCGGTGTGTTATGTCAGGTCGCGCCAAGCGGGCCAGCAAGCCCCAATGATAGTATTGAAGAGGTGTTGTTAACGGCCATCTATTCAGCACAAAGTTGTGTCAGGATGACAACTCCTTACTTTGTGCCAGGTGAAGGCTTAGTGACTGCTCTCAAGGCAGCGGTTCACCGAGGGGTTGAGGTCACGCTCATTGTGCCCAAGCGTAATGATTCGCGGCTAGTTGGGCTTGCGAGCAGTTCCTATTACGAAGAGCTGTTGGCCGCTGGCGTCCGCATTGAAGTTTTCGATGGTGGCTTACTCCATGCCAAGCTGGTAGTGATTGACGACGATCTTGCACTTTACGGCTCGGTAAACTTGGATATGCGGAGCTTTTGGTTAAACTTTGAGTTAACCGTCGCGATCTACCACGATGATACCGTTCATCAGTTACATCAGATCATTGATCGCTACCAGAGAGATACGCGTGCGCTTAGTTTAAGTCGTTGGCGTAGGCGTAGTTTATCAACTAAATTACTTCAGCAGCTGGCTTACCTCACTTCGCCACTGCTTTAATTACCTATTTATTCTGAGCGATTCCTCTGTGAAAATCGCTTGCCTATCATTTTGGAGATATCCCCTTGAGCGTCCAATTCGTTGATTCCTCGAAACTACCCACTCAGTTTGGTGAGTTTTGCATTCATGGTTTTCAAGATCCTCAGACTTTGAAGGAGCATGTCGTCCTAACGTTTGGTGAACTGAACACCAAAGAGGCAGTTTTGGCTCGTGTACACTCTGAATGTTTGACGGGTGATGCGCTCTTCAGTGCACGCTGTGACTGCGGTCCGCAGCTGCAAGAGGCAATGCGTCGGATATCCGAGCATGGTAGTGGCATGATTATGTACTTGCGTCAGGAAGGTCGAGGTATTGGCCTAATGAATAAAATTCGCGCTTACCACCTACAGGATGATGGGGCTGACACGGTAGAGGCGAATGAAGCACTGGGCTTCGGAGCAGATCAGCGCGAATACTCGATGTGTGTAGATATGCTGGCGCACTTTGGCGTAACCAAGCTTAAACTAATGACGAATAATCCTCGAAAGCTGGATGCGATGGCAAAATATGGCATCCAAGTTGAAGGTCGTGAAGAAATCAAAGTGGGTCATAACGTCCACAATGAAGGCTACATCGCAACGAAAGGCGCCAAGCTTGGACACATGTTCAGTGATGATGCATAGCCCCCGTTTGGACACATGTTCAGTGATGATGCATAGTCCCCGTTTGGGCTAAAGTCTTCGAAGCCGATTGATGACCGTGGCTCACGCTAAGGTAACTCGTTGGCTTCGGTAACGGGGTTTTCGCGCTGGGCTTTAGTTTTTGGCGTTAGCACTTGGCTTCTAGTCGCCGGACTTGGTGCTTGGTTTTGGTGCTTGGTTTTGGTGCTTAGTTTTGGTGCTCGGCTTAGCGTTTCAGTCGGGCATCAATAGCGGCACGTATTCCCTGGCTATCTAAGCCCAGCTTCTGTAGCTGAACGGCTTGAGGTGCGTGGTCCTCATAGCGATCAGGAAGCCCCAGTTGTAACAGGTCAATGGGCATACCCTGTTGGTTCAGATGTTCGCTTACCGCGCTACCAGCCCCACCCGCTATGGCGTTAACCTCTACCGTCACTAACAATTCGTGAGTACCAATAAGCGCCTCAATGGCGGCTGCGTCTAAAGGCTTCACCCAACGCATGTCAATGAGGGTTGCGTTGAGCGAATTCGCAACGTCTAAACACTCAGCAAGCAAGGTGCCGAAACAGAGAATGGCAACATCACTTCCCTCTCTAACCGTTCTAGCTCTGCCCACCGGAACAATCTCGAGTTGCTCTCCTGGGCTAACGCCTGTGCCGGCACCTCGGGGGTAGCGAACTGCGGCAGGACCTTGGTACTGGTAGGCTGATTCAAGTAGAAGTCGCGTTTCAGCTTCGTCGCTTGGTACGGCAATTACCATATTAGGAATGCAGCGAAGATAACTGAGGTCGTAGGCGCCAGCATGGGTAGCACCGTCTTCACCAACTAAACCTGCGCGATCTATGGCGAAGGTAACATCGAGATCTTGGATTGCAACATCATGGATGAGTTGATCGTAGCCACGTTGTAAGAACGTTGAGTAGATGGCGACAACTGGCTTAAGTGACTCACACGCAAGCCCTGCTGCTAGCGTGACAGCATGCTGTTCAGCAATGGCTACATCGAAGAAGCGGTCGGGAAACTGATCAGCGAACTTCAGCATGCCTGAGCCTTCAGACATAGCTGGTGTAATGGCCACGAGTTTTTGGTCCTGCGCGGCACTATCACAAAGCCACTGGCCAAAAATATCTTGGAACTTCAATTTCTTGACTTTGGGCTCCGACAGAGTTCGCTTTGGCTCGATTTTCGTTAGTGCGTGATAGCCAATAGGATCGCGTTCTGCGGGACCAAAACCTTTGCCTTTTTTAGTGATGATGTGGAGCAGCTGAGGGCCTTCTAGATCACGCATATTTCGCATGGTGGAAATAAGACTAGGTAGATCATGGCCATCTAGCGGACCGACGTAATTAAATCCTAACTCTTCAAACAGGGTTCCCGGGCTTATCATACCTTTGACGTGCTCTTCGGTCTTTCGTGCTAGCTCCCAGGCCTGTGGAATCTTAGACAAAACTTTACGAGAGCCCTCGCGCAGCGCAATATACGTTTTTGAACTCCAGACCTTGGCGAAGTAATTGGCTAAGCCACCAACATTCTTAGATATAGACATATTGTTGTCATTCAGGACAACCATCATGTTTTCTTTAGTGTGAGCAGCGTGAGCTAAGGCCTCAAAAGCCATTCCTGCCGTCATGGCGCCATCACCAATCACTGCCACAGCTCGACGACATTCGCCTTTTAATCTAGCGGCCATTGCCATTCCCTGAGCTGCGCCAATAGATGTGGATGAGTGACCAACTCCGAAGGTGTCATACTCACTCTCAGAGCGTTTAGGGAACCCAGATAAACCACCCTCCTGACGCATGCTTAGCATAGCATCACGACGACCGGTGAGGATTTTATGAGGATAGGCTTGATGGCCAACATCCCATACCACTCGGTCATAAGGTGTATCGTAGAGAAAGTGTAAGGCGATAGTGAGTTCAACTACGCCAAGACCGGCACCAAAATGACCGCCAGTTTGCCCAACACTGTAGAGTAGGTAATGACGAAGCTCATCAGCCAAAATAATCAATTGACGCTCATCTAACGCCCGCAAATCACTCGTTGACTCAATGGAGTCGAGTAGCGGGGTAGAGGGCCTATTTTGAGGGATTTCTTCGTACATTAATAACAACTTCTATCGGGGGTATAAACCGCTATTGTAAGGCCATTTGCGTTGCTTTCCTAGCAATGAAATAGCCCCTGAGGTTGAACGTCGGCTTGCTGAGCACGAGTGGCCTAAAGGACGCGACTCACGATGTAGTCGGCGACGCCTCGAAGCGCTGCGGAGTCGCCCGTTAGTTCGTCGGCCGAGCTCATCGCCTCGGCATGCAGTTTAGTGAGCTCAGCGCGAGCACCTTCCAAGCCAAGTAAGCTGACATAGGTTGGCTTATCATTGCGGATATCGGATCCCTGCGGTTTGCCAAGGGTGTCGGTGTCTGAAGTGACGTCGAGAATATCGTCTTGAATCTGGAAGGCAAGGCCAATGGCATCGGCATAGCGCTGCAACGCGGCCAATTCTGCTGGCTCAACCTGAGCGACGATTGCGGGTAACAGGCAACTCGCAACAATCATTGCGCCTGTCTTGGCTCGGTGCATCGCTCTAAGTTGTTCATAGCTTAGTGCGGAGCCCGCCGATGCAACGTCCACAGCTTGACCCAGTACCATACCATTGGGACCCGCTGCCTCACACAGTGTTTCGAGGGTGGCGCCAATGGTTGCGGCAGGAGTCAGGCTCAGTTGCTGGAAGCCCAAACTCTGAAGTCCATCGCCTACTAAGATAGCTGTCGCTTCGTCATACTTCTTGTGACAGGTAGGCAGGCCTCGACGAAGGTCGTCATCGTCCATGGCAGGTAAGTCATCGTGAACGAGTGAGTATGAATGAATCAATTCAATTGCTGCGGCAAGAGGATCGGCTGAGTCGAAGCTCAGTCCCACCGCTTGCGCCGTTGCGTAGACGAGCGCTGGACGAACACGTTTACCACCATTAAACACGCTGTAGCGGATAGCTTCGTCAAGTAGGGTAGCGTCCGCAAGCTGACGGTCAAGATAGGACTCAATACGCGCTTGGCTATCTTGAGCGAAAGACTTAAAGGTCACGATAACTATTGCTCCGAGTTGAAAGGAGCCGTTTCGTCAACGGCATTCTGCGCGATAAGCTGTGACACTTTTTGCTCGGCCGCACTCAGCGATTGTTGGCATTCACGCGTAAGGACGATACCGCGTTCGAACTTAGTCATCGCCTCTTCAAGCGAAAGCTCGCCGGCTTCGAGTTCATTGACTAAGGTTTCTAGCTCAGTGAGTTTTTGTTCGAAGGCATCATTCTTCTGGGTCATGTTAAGTGCTCATTCTGTTTTCTCTATTGTCGTATTTTTTGTGAAATAGCGCAATCGAAGAGCGGGACCATTATGCTGCAAATACTGGTACACTCGATGCTTTGATGGGCGATGACAACGAGGAGAAATTCATGGCCGTAATAGCGATGTGGAAGTGCGACAGGGACGGGAAGATGTTTGAAGATAAAAAAGAAGCTGAGAAGCATGACAAAATGTTGGAGCTTGCCGCTGGCTTTACTGATCTCTTTGAAGCGCAAGCAAAAAGTTTGAATGACAAGGACGCTGAAAAGATTGGCCTACTATTAGCTCAGCATGCGGAAATCGTCATTGCAGCATGTAAAGGAAAGCCTGAGCAGCTGACGGAAATAAAATAAACTGTACAAAAAGTGTACAGATCTGTAAAAACCCTTAGTAAAGGGTTTTTGCGCCCCAACTTTTAAGTCTATCCACACTCTTATACACAAGTTTCATAGAATAACTTTTGCTGTATTGGTTACATTTCGGTTATGTATTTTTGTACAGTGTCTAATGTGGCTGATTTTGAATCAAATGGCGTCAAGCCCTTGTGTTTAAAGGCTTTCAGCGGGCTGTGTCTAAACTATTAACAGCCTTTTCCCCAGAAACTGTGTGTAATTAAGTTATTGATAAATATAGCTTTTTTCGCTAGATCTGCCGCATTGTGCGGATTAAATCCTTTTTGAACGGGCGGTACGGATCAGGGATTGAAATGAGGCATCATTTTTTTCAAAAAAAGCTTGATTTCTTCGCAGGCTAGAAAAAACAAAGGCTTGAACTATATAGCTGTACAGTTTTTCGAAAAAAAACTTATCCACAATAGGAGTCAGGTCTTATATATCGAGTGGTGAGGCGTGAATTACGGATGTTTTTCACAGTTATCCCATTTTAAGATACGATCAATTGATAGAGGCGTTCGGAGATGCAGATGAATACACTAGTCGTGTCAGGTGCAAGCAGACGGTTTGGGTTGCTGGTAGCGGAACACTATTTAAAGCTTGGCTGGCAAGTCATTGCATTATCTAGGCAATCTAGCCCCGAGCTGGATACATTGGTGGGGAAAGGCGTTTGTTGGCTAGCATGTGACTATGAAGATAAGGCATCGGTGTTGACAGCACTCAAACAGATTGAGGAGCAAGTCAGCTCGGTGCAGCTACTCGTCCACAATGCGTCCTACTTCGCTGTAGACTCTGAAGAACTCGACGCTTGGGATCAGCTCGAGCGATTTAATCGTGTCCACGTCCAAGCGCCAGCACTGATAAATTATAGGCTTCAACCACTATTAACCAACCTAGACCAACCCGGTTTGATTGTTCACCTCAGTGATATCTTCGCGGATCGCCCTCGAGCGGTTCATGCACGTTACTGTGCGAGCAAAGCAGCATTGGAGAATTTAACTAAGTCATTGGCATTAAAATGGGCGCCAGGTGTGCGGGTAAATAGTATTCAGCCCGGACCGGTTAAGTTTTTGCCGTCGCATTCCGATGCGGACAGAGCGAGAGTGCTCGGAGAAACTCCTCTTGGCTATGAGGCGGGCTTTGAACCACTCTTGAAGGCGCTAGAATACTTGGTTGATAACCAGTTCGTTACTGGGTCCAGTTTGAAGGTTGATGGTGGTAGATCCATCGCCTAAATACAATTGCTCACACTGGATTGCGGCATGGCGATTAGAGGTGAAGACCGCTTTGACATAGCTTTCATCACTCGACAAAAAGCTGTCGGGTTGAGGGGAGTCTAGGACTTGAAATATATCGATGTCACAGCAGCGATTCTTTACGCTGCAAAGAGGGTCGTCACGATCTCTGCCTAATTCAACTTCGATGTCATTCAGAATAGCCTTCACTGCAGTGGGGCTCAGCGAGCTCTCAAAGATGGCCGCGGTATTTATGAATTCATTCACTTCGATCATTTCTACCGCATCAGTGCTGACTCGGGGAAAGAGTGTCAATTCGCCAAAAAGCTGAGTTAACTTTACGACGGCACAACCGATATTTTTATCGGGCTGGATGTTACCGCCGATGCTCACATGATAGTACATAGCGTTAGTCCGTTAGGTAGTCCATCCAAGTTTTATGTCGTGAGCGATTTTTTCAGCAATCATGATAGTGGGTGCATTAGTATTGCCACTCACAAGTGTCGGCATGATCGACGCATCAACCACACGCATTCCTGATACGCCGTAAACGCGACATTGGTTGTCAACAACAGCCAGTGGATCATTATTGGGTCCCATCCTACAAGTCCCTACGGGGTGATATTGTGTATCTGCGCGAGCACGAATATCGGACATCAATGCGGTATCGTCGTGGTAATTAACGGGGTAAAGCAGAGCGCCTCGTCCTTCAGAGAGTGCTTCTGAGGCCAGAATTTCATGCATCTTTCTGGCTCCATCTAATATTGTCTGCTGATCACGCGGATCAGCTAAAAACTGCGGGTCAATCAACGGTGCATCGCTTGGGTCTGAGCTTGCAAGGCTTACCGTGCCTCTGCTGTGAGGTCTTAGTACAGTGGCGTGGCAGCTGAAGCCATGTCCTAGATGAAGTTTTCGTGCGTGATCATCTACCATGCCGACCACGAAAATGAGCTGGATATCAGGGCGTTCACCATCATCTTTGGTGGTAAAAAATGCTCCAGATTCCGCGATTGAACTGGTAATTCTACCCTCGCGTTTGCGAATCCATTTGAAAGTGTCTCCTAACAGCTGAAACGATCCCTTTAGCGATATGCCAAAGCTTGAGTGAGTTTCCGTGCTACGATAATCCACCACATAGTCAATATGATCTTGAAGGTTCTTACCCACACCGGCTAGCTCAACTTGCGGACTAATACCATGGTGAGCTAACTCCTCGGCAGCACCAATCCCAGATAAATTTAGCAGTTGCGGCGAGCCAAATGCGCCTGCAGAAAGTAGCACCTCGCGCTTAGCTTTGATAACACGCTCCTTCCCTTGACTGCTGACCACCACCCCAGTGGCTTTGCCGTCAACTAGGGTGACTCGGTGAGTTAAGGTGTTGGTCATAATCGTGAGGTTATTACGCTGTACGGCAGGAGTTAAATACGCTTTGGCAGAACTGCAGCGCTCGCCATTCCATATAGTTCTTTGAAGAATGTGTGCTCCGGCCTGCTCGTGACCATTGTAGTCATCATTTCGTGGGACACCATTTGCTTCACAGGCGCTAATAAAACGATTGTTCAGCTCACTCGCGTGAGTTGGATTACTGACACCTAAAGGCCCCTCAGTACCGTGTAGTTCATCGTCAAAGGTGTCATTGCACTCAGACTTTATGAAGAACGGGAGGACACTGTCATAATCCCAGCCAACGTTACCTAACGCAGCCCACTGGTCATAATCCTCGGCCTGACCGCGAACATATAACATGGCGTTAATTGATGAAGACCCGCCTAACACCTTCCCGCGAGGTTGGTAGCCGCGGCGGGCATTTAGCTGAGGTTGCGGCGTAGTATTGTATTTCCAGTTCGCTTGTCCTAAGACAGCAAGGCCGGCTACACCTGTGGGGGCATGAATGAGTGGGTTGCTATCCTTCTTACCGGCCTCAACCAGCAAAACACTCACGTTGGGGTCTTCACTAAGGCGTGAAGCCAATACGCAGCCCGCTGACCCCGCACCGACAATGATGTAATCGAACGCTGATGAAGACATATAGATCCCCTTTCTGTCAGGCGCCCCGATGAATTGAAGGTTTCACGGCTCGGTTAACGGAGTTTGGTGGCTCTCAGAATAACAAACTTCGCATTACTTGCGATGGTTTCACAGTTACCAAAGAGTTTCTTTAATTTGCCGTGATAGTTAAGGTGCCTGTTACCAACAATAACCAGTTGACCGTGAACTTTCAAACAGCGAAGTGAAGCAGTGAACATGTTCCATGCTAGAAAATCACCGATTACTTGCCCCTGATGAAAAGGAGGGTTGTTGATCACCAGGTCGAAATGATTTGCTGGCGTACTACCAAAGGTGTCTACCCAGTTGAACTGCGCTACACGTGATGAGCCAACTAAATGATCCCAGTTGTACCGTGCGCTATCGATGGCCATAGACGACTCGTCAAAGAAGTGAATGTCGCTCTCTGGAGCACGCAGCGCGCACTCAACGCCAATAATTCCGTTACCACAGCCTAAGTCTGCGATCTGGCCCCGTTCAGGGAGGTGCGGGAGATGTTGCAGTAAAAATCGAGTCCCGATATCAATACTTTTACTGGAGAAAACATTGGCGTGGGATTGATATTCACGCTCCTGATAACTGAACGCACTCTGGGGTAGCGATGAAGCGCTTAGCGAACTATCCAGATGGCTGAAAAGTAATCGAGCTTTCTTTTTTGCTAGTGACGTCGTGGTAGGACCAATGATTTGCTCGAATAATTCGAGCGCACGTTTTGGCAAGTGCTTCACCATTGCAGCGCCGACGATGACTTGACCATCCGCAAGTTGAGCTCGGAGTTTACGCAGCTGATACGCCAATAGCTCCATGGACTTGGGTATCTTTATAATGATGGGGCCTTCGGTTTTAGGCAGTGGTGTGAGCGCATCGAGGAGCTGTGGACAATTCACATCATTTTTGCGGGCGTTGAGTTCTGTAGCCATAGCGCTCAATTTCGAATCTGAGATGCTAATCAGACCGCCGCTTCCTAGCGCGATTGCGCCGAAGCTATCATTTAGTATCAACGCCGGAGGCTGTTCAGGCGAGTGTTCTTCCAACCAAGATAGCACGAGCTCATCCGCCGCATCCCACGCTCTGAGAGAGGCGTCATGATTAGTGGGGAACCGGGCTAACTGGAAGTCTTTGATTGGGGATTTGATGAACATGCTAACTCTCGCTCTCAGGTTTAGCTGGCTATTGTACCTTCTTGGGCCGGCGAGTCATCAATGTTGCTCAAATCCGCGAATAAACTCCACCAGTTCCTCTTTATACAGCGGCTCTGAATAGAAGAAACCCTGCCCGCAGTGAACCGCTTCGCGAATGAGTAGGTCTAGCTCAGCCTGAGTCTCTACTCCCTCTGCAATAACACTAACGTCCATCTGGATGGCAATAGCCATGATAGCTCTGATGATAGCAAGGTCTGTTGGATCATTAGCGGCGTGTTGAACAAAGCTTTTATCGATTTTTAGGGCGCTAATAGGGAAACGTTTGAGGTAACTCAAGCTGGAATAGCCGGTGCCGAAGTCGTCGATGGCAATGCGAATCCCTGCTTGCCTTAGCTCTCGAATCTGCCGGGTCGTGGCTGGCGCATGATCAAGTAATACGGATTCAGTGATTTCAATTTGAATGTGCTCTGGGCTCACATTGAATTGCAAGCGCGCGTGATTTAAATAATCGGAGAAGCTATCAGCACGAAACTGCTGTGGTGAAGCGTTAATGGATAGGTAAGCAGGCGATTTCAGCAACGCAGACCAGTCTGCAAAGTCCTTCATCGCTTGGTTCATGACCCAGCTACCCAATTCGTCAATCATGCCCATATCTTCAGCAATGGGGATGAACTCTTCGGGAGAAATGATACCGAATTCTGAACACTCCCAGCGGCAGAGCGCTTCAACGCCAATAATTGAAGACGAAGTAAAGTCAATCAGCGGCTGATAGGCAATACGTAGGGCGTTGTTGGAAATGTCGCGACGCAGAGCTGTC
This DNA window, taken from Umboniibacter marinipuniceus, encodes the following:
- a CDS encoding methyltransferase, translated to MFIKSPIKDFQLARFPTNHDASLRAWDAADELVLSWLEEHSPEQPPALILNDSFGAIALGSGGLISISDSKLSAMATELNARKNDVNCPQLLDALTPLPKTEGPIIIKIPKSMELLAYQLRKLRAQLADGQVIVGAAMVKHLPKRALELFEQIIGPTTTSLAKKKARLLFSHLDSSLSASSLPQSAFSYQEREYQSHANVFSSKSIDIGTRFLLQHLPHLPERGQIADLGCGNGIIGVECALRAPESDIHFFDESSMAIDSARYNWDHLVGSSRVAQFNWVDTFGSTPANHFDLVINNPPFHQGQVIGDFLAWNMFTASLRCLKVHGQLVIVGNRHLNYHGKLKKLFGNCETIASNAKFVILRATKLR